TCGCACCGCCCCTCCCACATTTGGATCTCTGTTGAATCAGGTCCAGTGATAGATTGGCCAATCGGCCTTCTCGGCATGTTCGCGCAACACCGGGTCTGGGTTCACTACGTGCGGGTAATCGACCTTCAATAACAACGGCAGATCATTGCGCGAATCCGAGTAGAAATACGCACCCTCCAACGTCTCACCTTCCTGTTCCAGCCAGTCCAGCAAACGCGTGATCTTGCCTTCGCGGTAGGTCAGTACACCCACCGTACGGCCGCTGTACACGCCATGGCTGATCTCCAGTTCAATCCCCAGCACCTCATCGATGCCGATGCGCGCCGCAATCGGTTTCACCAGGTGCGTGCCCGAGGCGGAGATCACCAGAATACGGTCACCGTTGGCGCGATGGCGGGCGATGGTTTTGGTCGCGTCGCTGTAGATCAGCGGTTCGATGATGTCCTCGACCCATGGCTCCACCAGGTGTTCGATTTCCTCCGGCGTACGGCCGATCATTGGCTCCAGGCTGAAATCCATGAAGTCTTCCATCGCCAACTCGCCCCGGCTGTAGGCGTCCATCAGTTCGTTGTTCCTGCGCATGAACGACTCAGGGTCGACCCAGCCCAGGCGGCCCATCTGCTCGCTCCACAGGGTGGCGCAGTCGCCGTGGATCAGGGTGTCGTCCAGATCAAAAATTACCAATGCCATCCTTTACGCTCTCTCAATCAATCGTTGCATCAGGCTACTTCACACAGCGCACTGGGGTCGATGGAAAGTGCCAGGCGCTGGCCGTCCGGGTGCAGGTCATCGGCCGAGCGGTTGAGCACGTCCACCACCAGCTCCACGCCACGCGCTTCGATGCGGTAGCGGATCACA
This region of Pseudomonas asgharzadehiana genomic DNA includes:
- a CDS encoding HAD family hydrolase; protein product: MALVIFDLDDTLIHGDCATLWSEQMGRLGWVDPESFMRRNNELMDAYSRGELAMEDFMDFSLEPMIGRTPEEIEHLVEPWVEDIIEPLIYSDATKTIARHRANGDRILVISASGTHLVKPIAARIGIDEVLGIELEISHGVYSGRTVGVLTYREGKITRLLDWLEQEGETLEGAYFYSDSRNDLPLLLKVDYPHVVNPDPVLREHAEKADWPIYHWT